One window of the Nitrospira sp. genome contains the following:
- a CDS encoding tetratricopeptide repeat protein, with protein MNQRMSAAGLLAGSLLAAGWFSVPTTMIAAMAPDSSPRQILQQAKAMEAEQRYEEAIAAYRQYLMARPDHDDVRATVAKLLSWQGQWDDAIAIYRDLLTRQPLDHDNRVSLARVLSWKKQFAEAREEFERVLHDEPTHAEALAGLGDLLLWNGQREQALPYYERAVAASGDEALEARLRAVKAEIESATPASDPPSTRSSEPEPTDGSRALERGRRLETMRQPEDALTVYREGLRASPGHDELRAAVARLLSWQGAHAEAAGLYREVLARHPEDQDIRVALAQVLSWQKQFDEAGRLYREVLQAEPTQIEARRGLAEVAHWRGDRSEALERYEALLAETQDPESEERLRAIRAEIQAAVPSVAEPPASVALTEARPLQPLRNLMERATRFEVAKQYHEAEGVYREALQDYPDNDEIRSALARLLSWQGAHAEAAELYREVLTRHPEDQDIRVALAQVLSWQKQFEEAGRLYREVLQAEPTQIEARRGLAEVAHWRGDRSEALERYEALLAETHDPAIEQRIHAVQSELLVSPRASVGQGLTGLRLPYRDYAKIGYGHYSYTKNQPDERDLLFEIAKPFGNQTLVLRVEPINRFGFHDTPVSAEFYSPLWQRAWGYVAAQGTVNPNFSPNYSFIGEVAQGLGGVHASLAPIELSFGYRRLNYKQDDIDLLMPGLTVFLPFNLWLTEKVYLIPNTGAVTLASQLTWRPTERLQFFASGSFGTSGERIVAAQDFTRVGSRTIQGGVTFPINERFSAEAAGYYEDRGFLYVRRGGNFNLIYHW; from the coding sequence ATGAATCAACGAATGTCTGCAGCCGGTCTGCTGGCGGGGAGCCTGCTCGCGGCGGGCTGGTTTTCCGTGCCGACCACGATGATTGCCGCCATGGCGCCGGATTCCTCTCCGCGTCAGATTCTCCAACAAGCCAAAGCCATGGAAGCGGAACAGCGGTATGAGGAAGCCATTGCGGCCTACCGGCAATACCTCATGGCCAGGCCGGACCATGATGATGTGCGGGCGACGGTGGCGAAACTCCTGTCCTGGCAGGGACAATGGGATGACGCCATCGCCATTTACCGCGATCTTCTGACCCGCCAACCGCTGGATCATGACAACCGTGTGAGTCTGGCTCGAGTCCTGTCCTGGAAGAAGCAATTCGCCGAGGCGCGGGAAGAATTTGAACGGGTGCTTCACGATGAGCCGACGCATGCCGAGGCCCTGGCGGGCCTGGGGGATCTGCTGTTGTGGAACGGGCAACGTGAGCAGGCGCTTCCGTACTACGAACGGGCGGTCGCGGCTTCCGGGGATGAAGCGTTGGAGGCACGGTTGCGGGCCGTGAAAGCCGAGATCGAATCGGCTACTCCGGCTTCCGATCCGCCGTCTACCCGCAGCAGCGAACCGGAACCGACCGATGGAAGTCGGGCGTTGGAGCGAGGCCGCCGCTTGGAAACGATGCGCCAGCCTGAGGACGCGTTGACTGTGTATCGCGAGGGTCTTCGAGCGTCTCCAGGCCATGATGAACTGCGCGCTGCCGTGGCACGGCTGCTGTCCTGGCAAGGGGCTCATGCCGAAGCCGCCGGGTTGTACCGGGAGGTGTTGGCTCGTCATCCGGAGGATCAAGACATTCGCGTGGCGCTGGCGCAAGTGTTGTCGTGGCAGAAACAGTTTGACGAGGCTGGGCGGCTGTACCGGGAGGTTTTACAGGCGGAGCCGACTCAGATCGAGGCTCGTCGTGGACTGGCGGAGGTGGCGCATTGGCGGGGTGACCGATCGGAGGCCCTGGAGCGCTATGAGGCGCTGTTGGCCGAAACACAGGATCCAGAAAGCGAAGAAAGGCTGCGGGCCATTCGGGCGGAAATACAGGCCGCGGTACCCTCTGTTGCCGAGCCGCCTGCCAGCGTTGCCTTGACAGAGGCGCGGCCGTTGCAGCCGCTGAGGAATCTCATGGAACGGGCCACCAGATTCGAGGTGGCCAAGCAGTATCACGAGGCGGAAGGCGTCTACCGCGAGGCGCTGCAGGATTATCCTGACAACGACGAGATCCGTAGCGCGTTGGCGCGCCTGTTGTCCTGGCAAGGGGCTCATGCCGAAGCTGCCGAGTTGTACCGCGAGGTGTTGACGCGGCATCCGGAGGATCAAGACATTCGCGTCGCGCTGGCGCAGGTGTTGTCGTGGCAGAAACAGTTCGAGGAGGCGGGTCGGTTATACCGAGAGGTGTTGCAGGCCGAGCCGACCCAGATCGAGGCTCGCCGTGGACTGGCGGAGGTGGCGCATTGGCGAGGTGATCGCTCGGAGGCCCTGGAGCGCTATGAGGCGCTGTTGGCCGAGACTCACGACCCGGCCATTGAGCAGCGGATTCATGCGGTGCAATCGGAATTGCTGGTCTCGCCACGGGCTTCGGTGGGGCAGGGGCTGACCGGACTGCGGCTTCCCTACCGGGATTACGCCAAGATCGGTTATGGCCACTATTCCTATACCAAGAATCAACCGGACGAGCGTGACCTGTTATTTGAAATAGCCAAGCCCTTCGGGAATCAAACGCTGGTCTTGCGAGTTGAACCGATCAATCGGTTTGGATTCCACGACACGCCGGTCTCGGCCGAGTTTTATAGCCCCTTGTGGCAGCGAGCCTGGGGATATGTCGCGGCACAGGGGACGGTGAATCCGAATTTTTCCCCCAACTACTCCTTTATTGGGGAGGTGGCGCAAGGACTGGGTGGGGTGCATGCCTCGCTTGCGCCCATCGAGCTGTCGTTCGGCTACCGGCGATTAAATTATAAGCAGGACGACATTGATCTGCTGATGCCTGGGCTGACGGTCTTCCTGCCCTTCAATCTCTGGCTGACCGAAAAGGTGTATCTCATTCCCAACACGGGCGCGGTCACTCTGGCCTCTCAGCTCACCTGGCGACCGACGGAACGCCTGCAGTTCTTCGCGTCCGGCTCGTTCGGCACCTCCGGTGAACGGATCGTGGCGGCGCAGGACTTTACCCGTGTAGGGAGCCGTACGATTCAAGGGGGCGTCACGTTTCCGATCAACGAGCGATTCTCCGCCGAAGCGGCCGGATACTATGAGGACCGTGGATTTCTCTATGTCCGTCGGGGCGGCAACTTCAACCTGATCTATCATTGGTGA